The genomic interval GTTCAGTCAGTAATACTATCGGCTATCTAGtccaattatataaattaaacatCTCAATTTTTCACATAATCTTTTTCAAATATCTTCTTTAAAGGGAAATTAATTGAAACGGGATTAAAAATATTTACGGTTTGAACCGGAATTGAACCGCCTCCTCCCTACACGGGCTGGTTATGAATCCTCCCTTTGAAGAGCTGCAAACCACCGGTTTTCTACCGTCGACATCACTAGCTTTGATAGTTAAGGCTTTCATTTGCTaagaaaattttataataattttcctaaaatcaaataatatattcatttattaatttttgcaaggtataactatatttttatataattttcataaaaccAGCAAACCTTTTAACTACACCCATTTTTTAAAccagtaaaattttcacattATTAATACATTTAATAAGTATCATCATATTTAAGAGAAGTTTTATATAATAATCGTTAAgtcaaacaaataaaagaataatttgaCTATAATAAAAggttttattttcataaaaaataataaaatgttctgaaaatgtaattatagaatgtgaaaaaaaacattttgttttaaaaaattcataaatagaGAAAAGTCTTATTTGGTGTAagtattagtagtatttttttctttacatATATCTATGAGCAACTAAATTATTCAGTCATTATTGATATATGATATGATCAATAACTAGTTTAATTTGCTAACTTGTCAATTCTATATGTTAAAAATGCAACACGATTATATTAGTCTATCAATACAAATTTAGTTGACATACTCATACCTTTGTTTTGATatctatatttaaattttaaaacaaagaaGTACTATGTCAACTAAACTTGTGTTAATATAACCATATTGATATTATTAATTCTGTgttatatttagtttgattataacaacttaaaaattgttattaatattgttaatttataaatatggaaaaattaaaatccatttaaaaaataGTAGAAGTTATATAAATGAACAAGTTAGCATTTGAGTGTTATGTAATTTTGAAGTAGTATTATAGGAACTAGGGAGAAATTAGTACTcgtatataaaacaaaatagatACTATGGTTGATGCAGCCTAAAGAAAAGCAGTATATTCACAAATGAGGTTCAGAGAAAGTAGATAACATAACATTTTTAGATGCTCTTAATCAAATGAGGTAACGGTCATTTGGTTGGCATTTGAAATTAAAGTTTATCCAATATTCAACTAAATTACTAGAATAAAATTCAGGAAATACCACAAAATAACTACTACAACTACTACAACCTATATGAAGAAAAACAAGTAGTGTAAAATTGAAGTAAATCTATTTTAAGAAAGGAGAAGTTATACCAATTCTTAGACCACCACCTGCGTGTTCCTTCCCAGCCAACCATCTCCACCTTTTAAGGAGAGCGAACCTTTCTCCTACAAACCACCTATACTCATGCTCACATACTCATATACAAATACCATTTCCTCCCACTCTTCACTTCcatattcttcttcttcttcttcatcactcctctctcaaaaatcaaaatgaacaTGAAAATGtctccccccctctctctccttctctcccTCTTCATCTTCTCACTCCACTCTGCCTACGCCCACGACATCACCCAACTCCTCAACCAATACCCCGAGTTCGCCACCTTCAACAGCTACCTCTCCCAGACCAACCTTGCCGCCGAGATCAACGCCCGCAACACCATCACCCTCCTCGTCCTCGACAACGGCAGCCTCTCCCCCCTCTCCGGGAAGCCCGTCGAGCTCATCAGGAGCATCCTCTCCGTGCACGTCCTCCTTGACTACTACGATGCCCCAAGGCTGCAGACTCAAGCCGCCAGCCGCAACCTCATGACCACCCTCTTCCAGACCACCGGCCTCGCCCGCGGCCAGCAGGGCTTCGTCAGCGTCTCCAGCCCCGCAGTCGGCAGCTTCTCCTTCGGCTCAGCCATGCCCGGATCCCCACTTGACTCGAGCCTCATCAAATCTGTTCTCCTAGAGCCTTACAACATCTCAATTCTACAAGTCAGCAGTGTTATCATGCCTCAGGGGATTGATGGCACCAAAACTTCCTCTCCGCCGGCCACCTCCCCTCCCGCCACCACCGTTGCAACCCCTCCTGCTCTAGCCACGGCCGCTGCAACCCCTCCTCTTCTAGCCGCCGTTTCTGGAACCCCTCCACCTCCAGCAACCGCCGCTGCAACCCCTCCTCTTCTAGCCACCGTTGCTGGAACCCCTCCACCTCCAGCCACCGCCGCTGCAACCCCTCCTCTTCTAGCCACCGTTGCTGGAACCCCTCCACCTCCAGCCACCGCCGCTGCAACCCCTCCTCTTCTAGCCACCGTTGCTGGAACCCCTCCACCTCCAGCCACCGCCGCTGCAACCCCTCCTCTTCTAGCCACCGTTGCTGGAACCCCTCCACCTCCAGCCACCGCCGCTGCAACCCCTCCTCTTCTAGCCACCGTTGCTGGAATACCTCCACCTCCAGCCACCGCCGCTGCAACCCCTCCGCCAACCACATTACCTTCTCTACCAATTCTGCCACCACTAGCAAGCTTGCTTCCGATCCCATCAACGGCTCCACCAACACCGAGCGCAGCCACAGTCCCAGCCCTGGCTCCACCAACACCGAGCGCAGCCACAGTCCCAGCCCTGGCTCCACCAACACCGAGCGCAGCCACTGTCCCAGCCCTGGCTCCACCAACACCGAGCGCAGCCACTGTCCCAGCCCTGGCTCCATCAACACCGAGAGCAGCCCCAGTCCCAGCCCTGGCTCCACTAACACCGAGCATTGCTGCTCCCCTTCCATCTACCGCCGCACCAAAGGCGAGCACTGCTCCTGTCGCAGCTGCAACCACACCAACGCTGAGCAAGGCCCCTTTACCTTCAAAATTCCCGCCACCAGTTTCTTCCAGGCCATCCGCATCCCCAGCCTCAACACCAACGGCTAACGCCCCTGGTTCAGCTATGGCTCCAGGTGTAGAGGGACCGTCATCAGAGGTTGGAGGAGCAACTCCAGCCGGAGGTAAACCAGCAGCAAAGAGCGCGGCCACATCTCTTGGTTACGGCCTTGGTCTCTTGTTTACAATGGTGTTGTCCAGCATTTACCTAGCATCAACAGTTTGATACAGCAACCGGTATCAAAATGTTTAACTTTTACAACTCTGTTTTTTCAAGAGTTGTTCGGATCTGTCATGAGGTGGGGAGCCCCTCAACTAGAATAAGTCATTGAAAGAGTTGTAATTCTTCCCTTGATAGCATTCACAATAATCAACTTCTCTCAACAATGTATACTGTCAAATTCATTCCTCTAGCTAAATTGTGAAGATTGCCATGTAAAATTTAGCATTGACAAAATAAAAGTGGACTAAAGGTGATCATCAACATGGCATATTATACATATTGCACAAGTTTATCGGTACAAATTTTTGTGGCTTACTGCTGTgataaatatattaaagtttAAGATCCAAGCTGCAAGAACCTTTGTGCCATGGGATGCTTAGCCTCGGAGAGGCAATCAGGTTTCAAGATTTCAACAATCTCCCCATCTACAACGAGGCACACCACATCGGCAATCCTCTGGATCTGTCTGATGCTGTGAGACACTATAACGATTGTCATTTCTTGTTCCTTCTTCAGCCTTACCAGAGCATTTTCTATGTTCTCGGTTGATATCGGATCCAATGCGCTCGTTGGCTCGTCAAGCAGCAAAACCTTCACAGAAAAAGGGGTTTCCAGATTAAATAGCAGACCAATTATCTCGAGCACAATGTACTTGGGATTTACTAGAAGTTTGTTTCAGGTCACCTCAGGCTCATTAGCTAAGGTTCTTGCAAGAGCAACCCTTTGCGCCTGACCAACAGATAGCTCTCCTCCAGACTTGCTGTAGAAAGAGGAATTGAGATCTGAAAGAGCCAATAACTTGTACACCTCATTGTCGCTTAGTTTGTTTCCCTTCAACTGTGGTCCAAAACGCACGTTGTCTGCAACAGTTCCTGCAACAAGTTCACTCCATTTTACTCGATATGTGACAGAACAAGGAGAGTAAAAGTTACCAAAACTATGTGGAACTTAGAACAAAGCATGCCATCGAACCACGTTACTCAAATACTAAGATATCTAGAGCTAAAAAGCTTGCTTCTAACAAGAATTGTGAAAGTAGACTTCACTTTCAATTCACTCATTGCAATAATGGAACAGCGTCAAGCTGAAAAGCAGCCTTACTTTCTTTCTAAATGGATCAAAACACACAAAAACTAATCAAATTTTATGATCATCTAGCTAATTCACTGCCAACTCTAAGCAATTCCCATCGACATCAAGATACAAACATCTTTACCTTCGAACAGCACAGGAAGCTGAAACAGCATACCAACTTTTCGACGAAGGCTGAGGACATCAAGCTGACAGATATCCACACCATCCAAGAACACTGTGGCAGAGGCAGGCTCCCATAACCGGTTGAGGGTGCGGAGAAATGTGGATTTCCCGCTGCCACTCGGCCCGATCACCCCCATGATCAGTCCTTTGGGAATGTCTAGGTTGAGTTTGTTCAGTATTCTTACACCCTTGTCAGAAACCCTTGTCAGATCCCTCACCTCTATTTTCATTTCAGGAGAGTGCCCATCTACCAAACCTAGCAGACGCTCTCCTCCTCCATCCACTACAGCAATTCAAAAATCATTCGAGAACAATTTCAAGaatccaagaaaaaaaaaatctttcatCATTTCAGAGCTGTACAAGTAATTATCCACAAATTCAagaacaagaaataaaaattatttcaaattttgatctTTATTTAATTCCTTTGACAGATAAACTCACCTAGAGGCCTAATGCACAGAAACTCAAGCACACTTTCATTGCACAAACAGAAAGGAATTATAATGATAATAAGAATTTCATCAACATTACACTGGTAACAGAATTTCGATAAACCATATCAGAATTAGTTACTCTAGTGGCAAGAAACAGTTAAGCTTAAATCATCGAAAATAGAGGACGTGGGGATGGATGAAATGTAACCTTCAAAAGCTGCTTCCATTTGCTGAAGCAGAGCGTTTGTAGAagaaagattggatttttttcGGTGTCTTTACAGAATTGTGTAGCCAAAAAGTAGAGGTTCAGTAGTAACCTTCCTGAGATGGACAAGAAAAATGAGTGGGCAGGGAATCAAGAACTGGACAGTAGTTTAGTGTGTAATAACGTCTACTACTTTGGCAAAATAATGAATTaggattaaatttaaatttaaatttaaatttaaatttaaatttaaatttaaaatgtttGGACCCATAAATGTGTAGGAAGTTTTTGCACCTCATCCTAATTTAAAAACACTTTACGAGCGTGTACTGATCATCCTCCATTTAATCTTATTGGTGTTAATTATTAACTTGTCAAGTCATGGAGTAGTACATAAAATTTGTGTGTATAAAAAAGTGCGTTTGGGAAAGCTTGATCAAGTTCAAACCAACTTGACAATTAGTATAAAGTTTGTATAAAAGTTTAAAGCTTATTTGATTTGAcatttatgtttaattgtaGGACGAAAtgcaaataattatattattctcAAAAGAGAGACACTACAGCTTCAAAATGTGGGTgaccttttttttcttctaaaattGGATATTAAGTCATTCACGTCCatgtctcaataccgtctcaaTACCGTTTCattccttaactattcatgggcatCACTGCACCTTTTTACCTcatttcttaactaagagacagcatcTGCAACCCTTCAtatcttaaccatctcatccgttaactattcattcaatttcaatttttatttttatttccaacaaattcaattaataaaaacgcacttcattaaataaaagaaaattataatttaaaatcctaaaaaataaaaaacacataaaaaataaaaaaattaaattcaaacggtaatattaccgttttaaaattttagtttttaatattttttttcggaaaatcgttttttttttaaattattgcgtcagcatgacgacgcccactcgcggactggcgagtgggcgtcacgcctcgCGCCAGAGCTCGCCAGCTTCATCGAGGCGGAGGGACACGCGACGCGACGGGAGGGCTGCATCGCTATCTCGATGCTGCCGAGACGAGTCCGAGCCCGCATCGAGATggcgatgcggatgctcttaggcatTTTTTACACGATCAAAACtgatattacatgattaaacTTGATTTACACGATAAAATTTGATATACACGATTTAAACTTGATTTATTCGAATTTAGAGAATAGAACTAAAGATTAAGTTgggaataaaaataataatattatttttaaaggTTTATCCGACCATAACTCAACTCAAAATTATCGAGTTCCCGATGGGTGAATCCGGTAAGAACATGGACCCAATAAGCATTTACCGAAACCATTAATTTCGCGCGTGTTCGTGTCAAGTAAAAAATTTTAGGCCTAATTTTGTCACTAAAATTGGAGTTTGTTTCATTATAAAAGCAAAGAATTAGTGCATATATTATGGACTCCGACATACAAAAACGTTGTGatttcaaaaattgaaatagaaagTGATAGTTTTGTTGGAGTTAATGATTATGGGCAGTCTGTGGTCTTTGTTAATTGTCGTTCGTACTTAAAAAGGGTGCATTGATTGTGTCAAGATTTCAAAATATGTGGTGATCAAGTACATACATAGAGAAGATAATTTTGTTCTTGATTATTTGTCACATTATGCTTATATTTCATAGAGGAGTTCATGTTTTGGAAACATTCCAACAAAGTATCTATAGTTAgattttgcatgataaattagATGATTCATCTTAGTTAGTTTcattgtatccgagattaatTTGCCCACTTTCTttaccaaaaatataaataaatgtctAGATTGAGTCGTATTTCTATTTAGGATGTCCCTAccaagttgagtcattttatttttttgacaaaaaacaaaactgtcacgcccgcactttctaaggatagaaaacacggttgatcgcgactaggggaggattaaagaagcggggaaagaaataagggaaaaataaaatcaagcattggttgcgagacatggctaatcaagtgctgatacatagaagaaaagatactcgatcatgaaatcttgagtaattgtttgtaaaaatgtcaaaatatcagagttttgaacaaaatagacctgagtcttttaagatgcacaacggaagcaaatgaacgcggttccatgtatgaagacatgaacctccgagagtcaaaatttgacggaattaactgtcttgtctcaatagcacttccccCACCActtcgccgctcaacctgcacatttagaaatatatgcagggctgagtacaaaaagtactcagtgaacacattgccgaaagttacacatatacatttgaaaatattgtcaagccatcaccacagtaacactcgggggtttattgaaaatgcccgagcttactaaaaatattcacattggactgcagtccctttttcctgtacttagccatatctgatcacattgtgccgtcgagatggtgttctcgcacggtcaccttctctgcccaacatgtcagaggtattcttgtgccgggaaggtggccaccttcctcggtcacctgctctgcccaacatgcagagggagcttgtgtacactagt from Salvia splendens isolate huo1 unplaced genomic scaffold, SspV2 ctg1096, whole genome shotgun sequence carries:
- the LOC121788599 gene encoding nascent polypeptide-associated complex subunit alpha, muscle-specific form-like, whose protein sequence is MSPPLSLLLSLFIFSLHSAYAHDITQLLNQYPEFATFNSYLSQTNLAAEINARNTITLLVLDNGSLSPLSGKPVELIRSILSVHVLLDYYDAPRLQTQAASRNLMTTLFQTTGLARGQQGFVSVSSPAVGSFSFGSAMPGSPLDSSLIKSVLLEPYNISILQVSSVIMPQGIDGTKTSSPPATSPPATTVATPPALATAAATPPLLAAVSGTPPPPATAAATPPLLATVAGTPPPPATAAATPPLLATVAGTPPPPATAAATPPLLATVAGTPPPPATAAATPPLLATVAGTPPPPATAAATPPLLATVAGIPPPPATAAATPPPTTLPSLPILPPLASLLPIPSTAPPTPSAATVPALAPPTPSAATVPALAPPTPSAATVPALAPPTPSAATVPALAPSTPRAAPVPALAPLTPSIAAPLPSTAAPKASTAPVAAATTPTLSKAPLPSKFPPPVSSRPSASPASTPTANAPGSAMAPGVEGPSSEVGGATPAGGKPAAKSAATSLGYGLGLLFTMVLSSIYLASTV
- the LOC121788601 gene encoding ABC transporter I family member 17-like, producing MEAAFEVDGGGERLLGLVDGHSPEMKIEVRDLTRVSDKGVRILNKLNLDIPKGLIMGVIGPSGSGKSTFLRTLNRLWEPASATVFLDGVDICQLDVLSLRRKVGMLFQLPVLFEGTVADNVRFGPQLKGNKLSDNEVYKLLALSDLNSSFYSKSGGELSVGQAQRVALARTLANEPEVLLLDEPTSALDPISTENIENALVRLKKEQEMTIVIVSHSIRQIQRIADVVCLVVDGEIVEILKPDCLSEAKHPMAQRFLQLGS